The following proteins are encoded in a genomic region of Flammeovirga pectinis:
- a CDS encoding 1-aminocyclopropane-1-carboxylate deaminase/D-cysteine desulfhydrase: MDYLEQPSENTPMQEIKDPILEQNGVRFFVKRDDLTHPEVSGNKWRKLKYNLLKAKEEGYSTLLTFGGAYSNHIHAFAAAGKLYGMKTIGVIRGEEHLPLNKTLSFATSQGMELTYLDRTSFRDYKAAIPKLREQFGDFYMAPMGGSNQLALEGVAELGEEINSFDQKVDYVCAACGTGGTLAGLINSIDTTTEIIGFPALKGGEFLYDDINEFLSSSENINTNWSLNTSYHFGGYAKKKPELLAFMENFKEKHNIELERIYTGKMMYGVIDLIKKGFFKRDSVIVALHSGGLQINR; this comes from the coding sequence ATGGACTATTTAGAGCAACCCTCTGAAAATACTCCAATGCAAGAAATTAAGGACCCTATTCTAGAACAGAATGGGGTCCGTTTTTTTGTAAAAAGAGATGATTTAACACATCCGGAGGTTTCAGGAAATAAATGGAGAAAATTAAAATACAACCTTTTAAAAGCAAAAGAAGAAGGGTATTCAACATTACTAACTTTTGGAGGAGCATATTCTAATCATATTCATGCCTTTGCAGCTGCAGGGAAGTTATATGGTATGAAAACAATAGGTGTTATTAGAGGTGAAGAACATCTTCCTTTAAATAAAACATTGAGTTTTGCTACCTCTCAGGGTATGGAACTTACTTATCTAGACCGTACATCATTTAGAGATTATAAAGCAGCAATACCAAAATTGAGAGAGCAATTTGGCGATTTTTATATGGCTCCAATGGGAGGGTCTAATCAGTTGGCTTTAGAAGGAGTTGCAGAATTAGGTGAAGAGATCAATAGCTTTGATCAAAAAGTTGATTATGTATGTGCAGCTTGTGGAACAGGTGGTACTTTGGCGGGATTAATCAATTCTATTGATACTACTACTGAGATTATAGGGTTTCCTGCTTTAAAAGGAGGTGAATTTTTATATGATGATATTAATGAGTTCTTATCATCTTCAGAAAATATAAATACTAATTGGTCTTTAAATACTTCTTATCATTTTGGAGGATATGCTAAAAAGAAACCAGAATTATTAGCATTTATGGAAAATTTTAAAGAAAAACATAACATTGAGTTAGAGCGGATTTATACAGGTAAAATGATGTACGGAGTAATTGACCTAATTAAAAAAGGTTTTTTTAAAAGAGATAGTGTTATAGTCGCTTTACACTCTGGAGGGTTACAAATTAATAGATAA
- the hslV gene encoding ATP-dependent protease subunit HslV: MEKIRSTTVLAVKKNGQVALGADGQATFGNTVAKSNVKKVRTLMEGKILCGFAGSTADAFTLMERFQEKLNAFGEGNMKRAAIELAKDWRTDRYLRKLEAMMIVADKEDVLIISGTGDVIEPDHDIAAIGSGSMYAQSAALALKKHAPDMTAEDMVREGLDIAADICIYTNHNFVIETVKE; encoded by the coding sequence ATGGAAAAAATTAGATCAACAACCGTCCTTGCCGTTAAGAAAAACGGTCAAGTGGCATTAGGTGCCGATGGACAAGCAACATTTGGAAATACAGTTGCAAAAAGTAATGTAAAAAAAGTAAGAACTTTAATGGAAGGTAAAATTCTTTGTGGTTTTGCTGGTTCTACTGCAGATGCATTTACTTTAATGGAACGTTTTCAGGAAAAATTAAATGCTTTTGGTGAGGGTAACATGAAACGTGCTGCTATTGAGTTAGCAAAAGATTGGCGTACAGACCGTTATTTAAGAAAGTTAGAAGCAATGATGATTGTTGCAGATAAAGAAGACGTATTGATTATTTCTGGTACTGGTGATGTAATAGAGCCAGATCATGATATTGCAGCTATCGGTTCTGGTAGTATGTATGCACAATCTGCTGCTTTAGCATTAAAAAAACATGCACCAGATATGACAGCAGAAGATATGGTAAGAGAAGGTTTAGATATTGCTGCAGATATCTGTATCTATACTAACCATAACTTTGTTATTGAAACAGTAAAAGAATAA